The Brassica napus cultivar Da-Ae chromosome C7, Da-Ae, whole genome shotgun sequence genomic interval TACTCAAAGCTATTACAAGAATATGACGCCATAATACTATCTTCCTCGTTAGCTGATGAACTCTCGAGCATTTCCTCACAAGAAGAAACTGATGTTTCGATCCAACCTATTCAAATCATAGTAGCTAGCAATGCACATCAGTCTCCTATCCTTGCTTCTTCCAACACCGATCCTAAAGTTATACTGTTCACCAAAAAGGAGCTTGATGCAGACTCAGAAACCAGCTATGGTGGAGTGGAAATTGTGGTGTTGGAGGATATAAATTTGGATTCCATCTTGGATTACTGTTATGATCGTGGACTATGCAGTCTCTTGTTGGATTTAAGGGGAGACATCAAAGACCTTGAAGTGCTTTTTAGAGATGGGTTTGAGCAGAGACTGTTGCAGAAGATAGTGGTTGAGGTTTTGTCGGAATGGTGCGCGAGAGATGAGAGATAGATTGCGTCTATGAACTGGTTAGAATCAGTAGCTTTGAGAGATTTGTTGTCAAAGCAATTAGGTGATAGCGTTTTGCTAAAGTGATATCTCTGATGTATGAATGTGTAAGttcttcaattttatttttttacaccATTGTGTTACTGAAGATCTTACAGATTTCTACCTGcgttaataaaaacaaaaataaattattacttCATCCTTACTAAACTCAGGCAATAAAGTGAATTAATATTGGTGTCGCAACTAATTTTCACATGTTGAAGAAGTGAGTCTACCGTCTTCTATGTGGCATACCCTACtagtaagagcatgattaattgGAGGTTCTTAAGAGCTGGTTCTtagtttttagttaaaatttaagagactgtttcttatattccgctaaaaatTCTACCCTAAGAACctcccattaatcatgctctaataggTATCCTATGATCAAATGTTTGTGTAATTTTAAGTATCGATGTATAATAGAATGTGAAGtaacagtaaaaaaaaattgattcttAATGTCGACTGCATTATATAATGGATAAAAACATTTGACATTTGGTggaaatttcttttctttttttttggcatgATGGTGGAAATTTCTAAGTGGACAATAAACACTTCATTAAGCATATTgtctattttttgttgttgaaagCAACATATCCGGAGATGTTTCCTGAAAAAACCATTTTGAGTTGACAATTCTAAATTTCAGTACAATTTcattaaatttgaatatttttaattttaatagttttatcaTTGGAAGTACTCTACAAGTAggctttacaaaaaaaagtactCTAGAAGTACAATTACATTATTCTATAACCGTGATACATGCATATGATATAAGCGTCCGACATAAAATAGTAGTCTAGTATGTACACAATAAAGAGAAAGACACATTGTAAACTCTATATTGGGGAATGAAAGTTGAAATTGagcccaaaaaagaaaaaagagaaacacACATGATAAAGATTAACTTTACAAATTGATGATgggaacaaaaaaattaaggaGCATGTCGATAATGTTCGAGTGGTTCAACAAAGTCCACGCATTGCCTTAGCGAAAAAGTTGACCATACTATCCCCACCAATTTCCATTTCACAAactttttctttcatctttcttctttttacaTATATTGACAACAATTTTAAGTGTTTTTCCAATGATGACGGTATTCAGATAAAAAGACAATTAGTTATATGAAAGTAATTATGTATGGGCTTACGTTCCCAGCCTTAtgatttcaacaaaaaaatgtcaTATCAGTGAAAATAATTATAGCAAGTAAATGTAACTTAAGTACGATTAATTCTACTTAATGATACTGGAGGAACCTAGAAACTGCTATAGAACAGAAAAACAGAACGTGTTGATATTTTCAGTACACCATGTTAATAGTTTATGAAATTTTTAGGTCAAAACCAATTGATTAACTCATACTCTTAACTAATTTAAACTAATGTTTTTTGTTACTAATTTAAACTAATGTTAACAAGTCAAGAATTATATTTAAAGACCTTACTTTTTAAACTTTGTTTTCGTTATCTTCTATATCTGTATACGACCTTTTTCGCCTTTTGGTATATATACCCTTTCTTACTTTTACCTAATAGCACAAGCTAATTATCATTAGGAGAACCAATATGCCACTTAGGCCAACCATAACTTCTTTCTTTATATAAGTGTGGTTAATATTGAGTTTCATAGTATGTGCGAAACACTTCAAGactaagaaaaacaaaatggaTCAGAGCCTTTCAAACACTAGTCAGTCAAGATCTGTAGATCGCAAAACGATTGAGAAAAATAGAAGGATTCAGATGAAAGCTCTTTCTTCAGAACTCAACGCTCTTCTTCCTCAAACTTCTAgggttttcctcttcttctttatcCTCTGATATGCATTTATAATATGCGATCTCATGTCTAATctattaattcatgtataaaacctttcttttttatattggttagGCGCCTTTAACACTTCCTGATCAGCTTGATGAAGCTGCAAACTACATCAAGAAGCTACAAGTGAACATGGAGAAAATGACAGAAAGGAAGAGGAAACTTGCTGCGACTGGATCTTCATCCATGTCATCGAGTGTCGATGTCTCTGTGCCTAAAAGGTTGCCAAAAATTGAGATTCAAGAAACCGGTTCGATTCTTCACATCTTTCTTGTGACAAGTGTGGAGCACAAGTTTATATTCTATGAGATCATTAGCGTTCTCTCTGACGAATCAGGAGCTGAGATCACTCACGCTGGATCATCAACTGTTGATGATACCGTCTTCCACACTCTTCATTGCAAGGTATATTAGTAAACTCAAGAAAATATCTGTTTTTGATCTGGAGATATAGGAAAATCAAAATTTGCTATTACTTATATGTTTAAATTAGGTATAATCCATGCAATGGGAGTATGGTCAGAGTTCGGTCACTGAAATAATATATACAGCTTGGTGAAAACACACGTTTTTAATCATTAAAAACCGATTAATAAATCgatacatattatatttatttatttgcacTCAGAATGCAACACTGCTCTCATCTAGTTGTaagtattattatatatatatatatattttaacttatctattatataaagaatttttattaaagatgCACTCAAACTGCAAAGAAACTCCCATCTAGTTGAAATCTATAGATGTCCTCGaccattattttttgttttgttttgttgctagtttgttaatttatttaataatttacgTATATAGGTGGAAGATTGTGATTATGGAGCTAGTAGTAGAATTTCTGAGAGTCTGAAGAAACTTGTGAACAATTTCAACTAATATTATCTTTAATAATGTGTACCCTTTTCCCCTCTTCTTgcagctttcttttttttgtttgtttccgtTCTATATTATTGTTCCTTTTGTTGAATTTTATCTTGTAATGTGAAAGTGATGTTTCATTGTGAGCACAATACATATCTTTTGATCTCTACTAAAAACTGTGGGGATTTATGGAAATTGTGAAAGTGATGGTTCTCATTTAACTATCTTACCATTAGGTACACTTAGAGCCTAAATAGTTCTGCTAATTCGAAATGATATGTTCAATTATGAACAAAATGAAAACAACAAAGacatcattttgatttttataaatgctCCAAAGAACCCTGGGGCTTGATGATATACGGATGTTTTCCGCAATCTCTTAAGATGCAGCTTTATACGTCAAGTTTGATAATTCCAAAATATCTTGACTTATAGATCATCGAAAAAGAAGTTAAAACACATCGTTTCTAGATATTGTTGGCGTCTAACTTGAAGGTGACGTCAATGCCAATACCTCTAGACTTCAAAATATCCGAAAACTGCAAATGCTTTCAAAACTCAAATTTTAAGTAACGTCCCAAATCCTAAGGCCTTTTGTACTTGTTCTACATATTTAATTAGCTCTTAGACCATGCGCAACGGTGAGACTCATTGGAGTCTTTAGCGACAAGTGCATTTCGGATTAATCCTTGATAtattggatttaaaaaaaaaaaaaaaaatgaccctTCACGGGCCGCCACGTAGTCAATGGAACCCGTGAACAGTGTAACGATCAATCCTTACCAAAggattttaaacatttttttttgcacaAACTCTAAGAAAATGGGCTCCACACTCCATAAGGACTCCCTCAAGAGCTCCCATTGTGGATGCCCTTAAAAAGCCATATACCTACCTTTATCCAcaaaattttagtaaaaagatctgtttcacaaagataattttttgtgtgtttctataaaaaaatattatttaataacagaaaatttcaaattaagaaaattaattgaggttattaaattaatattaatttaaatttactgAAAATCAGTAATCATAGAAATTtatgtattaataaaaaatttttagTATGCTttctaaaatatgtaaacaataaaaaatatattttaatggtaTAGAGGGAGTATTTGTTTATATGGAGCTCTCTTGTGCTTGCGAAAGTCTAAATCATTCAGCACAACTTCTTCATTTTGCTGGAATCGCCATTTATGCTAGGTATATTGCTTCAACAACTTAATATAGTAATATATctgtaaatttatatatatagtttggcaGTTAAATCTGTTTGTTCCGCATTGGAGCAATGAGTTCTCTTATGCACAGGATTAATTCTATTAATCCAGGTCATTTTTCTTCTGTCACAAAATGTTACACACTGATTCACTGTCGAACCGAAATTAGAAAACTCTAACCAAATGGATCCAATGAAACTTTTCCACTAAGCAttcagtttttttatatttgtttttaacaaaTCACACCAAATTATTAACTAATAATCGCAGCAACTTCAACAGAAATCATAAACAAACCCCGCAAAGCATCCTTTTAAATAGTTCATCTCTGAAGCCTTCAATGTCATAAAAACATACTGAAGGACATAATAAGCAGTAAGCAAAAGCaaaatctaaaaagaaaaaagaagaataacaCAAATGGATCCGAACacaaaaacaattatgattTTCGCATTGTTTTTTCTCTGTTTATCTTTCCCCAGTATTTCACTGGCTAACGATGCTGAAGCCGGTATGTTATCTTTTGTGAAATCAAGTTTTTTTCTTGTATCATAACTTAATACATATGATTTTAATCATGAAAACAGACGATGAAACACCATTTACGTACGAACAAAATCCAGAGAAGGGACCAGAGGGATGGAGCAAAATAAATCCTCATTGGAAAGTTTGTAACAATGGAAAATTACAATCTCCGATCGATCTCACTAACGCAAGAGTCAGTCTTATTCATGATGAAGCGTGGAGAAGAGAATACAAACCAG includes:
- the LOC106421108 gene encoding transcription factor bHLH162-like, whose product is MDQSLSNTSQSRSVDRKTIEKNRRIQMKALSSELNALLPQTSRAPLTLPDQLDEAANYIKKLQVNMEKMTERKRKLAATGSSSMSSSVDVSVPKRLPKIEIQETGSILHIFLVTSVEHKFIFYEIISVLSDESGAEITHAGSSTVDDTVFHTLHCKVEDCDYGASSRISESLKKLVNNFN